TTTCAATAAGATTCTTGACGTTAGTGAGGCGTATAGGAATGTGCGTGAAGCGGAACCACCATCTTGGTTCCTTAATGTAGATGAATTGGTAAAAGGTGGAGAAGATTCTCTAGAATTATTAAAGAAATTTACCGTAAGTTTGAGTGAGGATGAAGTAAGTGAATTCCTTTACGATTTAAATGACGTAATATATTATCCACCAATTCTCAGACCTACTAAAGTTCTTAACATGAGTGTAAATTACGTTACTCATGGAAAAGAGGCAAGATTAGAAGAACTACCTAAAGAACCTTTTCTCTTCGTTAAACTATCTACATGCTTAATAGGACATAAACAACCAATAATTATTCCTAAATCTTCCAAGGAGATTGATTATGAGGGAGAACTAGCTGTGATAATAGGTAAGAAGTGCAAAAACGTTTCTGCTTCTAAAGCATATGACTGTGTACTAGGATATACTATTTTTAATGATGTTAGTTATAGAGATAGAAGATTACATCAGATGATGAGAGAATTTGGGATTAATTGGCTTCATGGAAAGAGTTTAGATAATGGTAGCCCTGTAGGTCCTTGGATAGTCACTAAAGATGAAATTAAAGATCCTCACAACTTATCATTACTTACGTTTGTTAATGATGAGATACGACAAAATGATAACACTAAAAATATGATATTTAAAATTCCGGAGATTATAGAATACGCGTCAACGGATATAACACTATATCCAG
The nucleotide sequence above comes from Sulfolobus tengchongensis. Encoded proteins:
- a CDS encoding fumarylacetoacetate hydrolase family protein, whose translation is MRLLNFSPRNSHSPRLGIVIFNKILDVSEAYRNVREAEPPSWFLNVDELVKGGEDSLELLKKFTVSLSEDEVSEFLYDLNDVIYYPPILRPTKVLNMSVNYVTHGKEARLEELPKEPFLFVKLSTCLIGHKQPIIIPKSSKEIDYEGELAVIIGKKCKNVSASKAYDCVLGYTIFNDVSYRDRRLHQMMREFGINWLHGKSLDNGSPVGPWIVTKDEIKDPHNLSLLTFVNDEIRQNDNTKNMIFKIPEIIEYASTDITLYPGDIISTGTPAGVGLGTGKYLKAGDVVRVRIEKIGDLQNNVVS